Proteins encoded by one window of uncultured Draconibacterium sp.:
- a CDS encoding DUF4252 domain-containing protein → MKRIAFLLLSGLFLMTSCVYESGVSEAYTKYRFKDGVTTVSVPGWVIHLAAGIGDLEDSERDLLESIDRVKVIAVDDDNLNAHIDLHEEFYKKISEKKDYEQLLVVREEDQNVTIFGRMDESVIEEMVILVGGDDNALIYVKGEIRPEILNDHINLSNPDKFLSLGH, encoded by the coding sequence ATGAAACGTATAGCTTTTCTTTTATTAAGTGGTCTTTTTCTGATGACCTCATGTGTTTACGAATCTGGAGTCTCCGAAGCCTATACAAAATATCGTTTTAAAGATGGTGTAACCACCGTTTCTGTTCCGGGATGGGTAATTCATTTGGCGGCCGGAATAGGTGATTTAGAAGACAGTGAACGAGATTTGTTAGAGAGTATAGACCGCGTAAAAGTGATAGCAGTAGACGATGATAATTTAAATGCACATATCGATCTTCACGAAGAATTCTACAAAAAAATAAGTGAGAAAAAAGATTATGAACAACTTTTGGTGGTGCGCGAGGAAGACCAAAATGTTACCATTTTCGGGCGAATGGACGAATCAGTAATTGAAGAAATGGTAATATTGGTTGGTGGCGACGATAATGCACTTATATACGTAAAAGGCGAGATACGACCTGAAATATTAAACGATCATATAAATTTATCCAATCCGGATAAGTTTTTAAGTCTGGGGCATTAA